ATATTTTACAGGAAGTAGACCTGCACAAACTGAAAGTGACAGATGCGTTTTTGGGCCAGTACCAACGGCTGGTGCGCGATGTGGTGATCCCCTATCAGTGGGACGCGTTAAATGATCGCATTACCGAGGCTGACCCGAGCCACGCCATCGAGAATTTTGAGATTGCCGCAGGGCGTAAAGATGGCGAGTTTTACGGCATGGTTTTCCAGGACAGCGATGTGGCGAAATGGCTGGAAGCGGTGGCGTGGTCACTGTGCCAGAAACCAGACGCAGAGCTTGAAAAAACCGCCGACGACGTTATCGAACTGGTTGAAGCGGCGCAGTGTGAAGACGGTTATCTGAATACTTATTTCACCGTCAAAGCCCCGACCGAGCGCTGGACGAATCTCGCCGAATGCCACGAACTTTATTGCGCAGGGCACATGATTGAAGCCGGTGTGGCTTTCTTCCAGGCGACGGGAAAACGCCGCTTGTTAGATGTGGTGTGTCGTCTGGCTGACCACATCGACAGTGTGTTTGGTCCGGGCGCGGACCAACTCCATGGCTATCCGGGGCATCCTGAAATCGAACTGGCGCTGATGCGCTTGTATGAAGTGACTGACAATCAGCGCTATTTAGATCTGGTGAATTACTTTGTTGAAGAGCGTGGAGCACAGCCGCATTTTTACGATATTGAATATGAAAAACGTGGGCGTACCTCGCACTGGAACATTCACGGCCCGGCATGGATGGTGAAAGACAAAGCCTACAGTCAGGCGCATGAACCATTGGCGTTACAGCAAACGGCCATTGGCCACGCGGTGCGCTTTGTTTACCTGATGGCGGGCGTGGCGCACCTTGCGCGGCTGCATAAAGACGAAGAGAAGCGCCAGACCTGTTTGCGTTTGTGGGACAACATGGTGCAGCGCCAGATGTATATTACTGGTGGGATTGGCTCGCAAAGCAGCGGCGAAGCATTCAGCTCGGATTACGATTTACCAAATGACACGGTTTATGCAGAGAGCTGTGCTTCTATTGGACTGATGATGTACGCCCGCCGCATGTTGCAATTGGAAGCTGACAGCCGTTTTGCAGACGTGATGGAACGTGCGTTGTACAACACTGTTCTGGGTGGCATGGCGCTGGATGGTAAACACTTTTTCTACGTTAATCCGCTGGAAGTGCATCCGAAAACCCTGGCGTTTAACCATATTTATGACCACGTGAAACCGGTTCGCCAGCGCTGGTTTGGCTGCGCCTGCTGCCCGCCCAATATCGCGCGTGTGCTGACCTCGCTCGGCCATTACATTTACACCCCGCAACCGGACGCGTTGTATGTACATCTGTATGTTGGAAACGAAATGGAAGTGCCGGTGGGTGACAAAGCATTACGCCTGAAAATTAGTGGCGATTATCCGTGGCACGAACAGGTCGAGATAGCCGTGACTTCTGCGCTGCCGGTGCAACACACTCTCGCGTTGCGTTTGCCAGACTGGTGCGAAAGCCCGCAAGTGTTGCTCAACGGTGAAAGCTGCAAAGGGGAAATGCGCAAAGGTTATCTGCATCTTCATCGTCTATGGCAAGAGGGTGACCACCTCACTCTGACGCTGCCAATGCCGGTTCGCCGTGTGTATGGTCATCCGTTATTGCGCCATGTAGCCGGGAAAGTGGCGGTGCAGCGCGGGCCATTGGTGTATTGCCTGGAAGAAGCGGATAACGGCGCGGAACTGCATAACCTTTGGCTGCCAAAAGAGAGCACATTTAGTTTGATTGAAGGCAAAGGCATCTTCGCCCATAAAGTGCTGATTCAGGCCGATGGCCTGCGGAAGACTTGCGAGAAAGCCGACCAACAGGCGTTGTATCACTACGATAAATCGCCGGTGAAAGCCGAGCAGAAGAAGCTGACCTTTATTCCGTGGTTTAGTTGGGCAAACCGTGGGGAAGGGGAAATGCGTATTTGGGTGAATGGCGAGTAAAAGTTGAGGGTGGATTAGCGTAAGCGACATCCACCTATTTACACCGGCTATTTCTGCTTCGCCAGCCACACCGCGCCAAGCATTCCGGCTTTATTGCCCAGCTTGCAAGGGCGAATCGGGACTTTCAGCACATCCCAGAATTTAAATCCTTCGAGATGACGCTCCAGCATTGGGTACAGCATTGGCTGTGTGCTGACGCCACCGCCGAGTAAAATGGCCTGCGGGTCGAACAGCGATACTACGCTATAAATTCCGCGCGCCAGATATTTCACCCAGTTGTCGATAACGCCCTGAATATGCAGGTCTGTTTCGGCGCGGGCAAAAATATCCTGACCACGGATTTTCTCTTCGGCGGGGATGTTCATTTCGCGGCGGCATGCTTCCATCAGCCCTTTGGCAGAGGCGAGCTGGTGCATGTCTTCACCGTATTTTCCCACAGGCAGAACACCAAACTCGCCCGCGCGGAAGTGCGAACCACGCATTAATTCGCGGTTTACGATAATCCCACCGCCGATACCGGTGCCAATGGTGATGCAGACCAGTGACTCATACTCATTCCCCGCGCCCAGCCACATCTCACCGAGTGCGGCGCAGTTGGCATCATTTTCAACGGTAATCGGAAGGTCGGTTAATGCGCCGAAAATCTCCAGTAGATTGCTGCCATCAAGAAACTCTAGCGCGCCAGCCTTGGGGACATTTCCGGTATGAGGGTTTATGTATCCGGGGAAACTGATGGCAATACCGGCAATTTCATTATGCTGCCGATAGCCTGCAACCACACTTTGCCAGGCATCAAGAAACAGCTGCTTGTCATAGTGTGTGTCATATTCTTCGGCAATCAGCACCTCTCCCTCTTCTGTGAATAAACCGTGCTTAACATGGGTACCGCCTACATCGAAACCAATAAACAGGCGCATCAGCATTCCTCGAAATCTTTAGGGTCTAATAAATGGGGAAATGGAAAAAAGGGAATCATTAAGTATGTCTCAAATCATTCTGCCTGCTGGCTGAATACTCTGAATCATTCGATTTTTAATCCGTGACCTGTGTCGTAAAGCCTTCAAACATTGGCGAAGAAATCACCACTGGCGACTACGCTTGTGTGTGCAACCGACAAGGAGATACACATGACAAATAATCCTCCAGATACCCGAATCATCCCTGGCGAGTATGGTTTTCCGCTAAAACTTAAACCGCGTTACGACAACTTTATCGGTGGCCAGTGGGTCCCACCGGTTGAAGGACAATACTACGAAAACCTGACGCCTGTGACGGGCCAACCGCTGTGTGAGATTGCCAGTTCCAGTAAAGGCGATATCGATTTAGCGCTGGATGCGGCGCATGAAGCAAAAGCAGGTTGGGGCGGAATGTCCGTTCAGGAACGCGCCAATATTCTGTTTAAAATTGCCGATCGTATGGAGCAGAACATTGAGCTGCTCGCGGCGGCGGAAACCTGGGATAACGGCAAGCCAATCCGCGAAACCAGCGGTGCTGACGTACCTTTAGCTATCGACCATTTCCGCTATTTTGCATCCTGTATTCGTGCACAAGAAGGCGGGATCAGTGAAGTTGACGGCGATACCGTGGCGTATCACTTCCACGAACCGCTTGGCGTGGTGGCGCAGATTATTCCGTGGAACTTCCCGCTGCTGATGGCGAGCTGGAAAATGGCTCCGGCGCTGGCGGCAGGTAACTGCATCGTGCTGAAACCGGCGCGTCTGACCCCGCTTTCCGTATTGTTGTTGATGGAACTGGTGGGGGATTTACTGCCGCCGGGCGTCATCAACGTGGTGAATGGTGCTGGTGGTGAAATCGGTGAATATCTGGCGACGTCAAAACGCATCGCCAAAGTGGCGTTCACCGGCTCCACTGAAGTAGGCCAACAGATCATGCAGTACGCGACCCAGAATATTATTCCGGTGACGCTGGAGCTGGGCGGTAAATCCCCGAACATCTTCTTTGCTGATGTGATGGACGAAGAGGACGCGTTCTTCGACAAGGCGCTGGAAGGTTTCGCGCTGTTTGCCTTTAACCAGGGCGAAGTGTGTACCTGCCCGAGCCGCGCGCTGGTGCAGGAATCCATTTACGAACGTTTTATGGAACGTGCGATTCGCCGCGTCGAATCTATCCGCAGTGGCAACCCGTTGGACTCCCGTACACAAATGGGTGCGCAGGTTTCGCAAGGGCAGATGGAAACAATCCTGAACTACATTGATATCGGCAAAAAAGAGGGCGCAGATGTGCTCACCGGCGGGCGTCGTAAAGCGCTGGAAGGCGATTTGAAAGCCGGTTATTACCTCGAGCCGACCATTCTGTTTGGTAAAAACAACATGCGTGTCTTCCAGGAAGAGATCTTCGGACCTGTTCTCGCCGTCACCACCTTCAAGACCATGGAAGAGGCGCTTGAGCTGGCGAACGATACGGAATACGGCCTGGGCGCGGGTGTCTGGAGCCGTAACGGTAATCTGGCGTACAAAATGGGCCGTGGCATCCAGGCGGGGCGCGTGTGGACGAACTGTTATCACGCTTATCCGGCGCATGCTGCGTTTGGCGGCTATAAACAATCTGGTATTGGGCGCGAAACGCATAAAATGATGCTGGAGCATTACCAACAAACTAAATGTTTGCTGGTGAGTTATTCCGATAAGCCGTTAGGGCTGTTCTGACGGGTAGCAGTTTATTGGCAATACGCTGTTGGAATCTTTGAGTATTCCAACAGCGGAATGATTTTGCAAGGTGGATAAGCGCCAGCGCCATCCACCATTTACTTTTTTTCCGGATGGTGCATATTCGGCCTATGAAACTTCCTTGATATTAATCGTACAAACAAGCCGTTGATTTCAATAAATCGGCGTGCTGATAAATATCATCCAGTGTTGCAATTGGGTGGCGTGTTTCATTTTTCTCTGCGTCAAAAATACCAATATACTTCTGGCTGCGATTAAAATGTAAACGGCATATAGGTTTACGATTATTGTCGTCCAGCAAAATACCAAAATAGCTTTTGGTATCCCTTTGGCTTATTCGACCAGCATCCACAACAGTGCGCACAATTGCTTTGACGATGTGATACCCCTCCATTTCTTCAAGGGTGGTCTGGATTTCATTTTCGTCGCCAGGCCCCTGTTCTTCTGGTTCTGTTCCTGAAGATATTTCTGTTGTAACTGGTGGATTTTGCACACCGCTTATGGCTGATTTCAGTCTTTCATTTATCTGGTCGTTCAGGAATTGGGTTGCTGCTTTTCTGGTTAATTCTGTAAATGAATCCCGGACTTTTTGCGTGATGATTCCATCATAAACTCGTGATGCGAAGAATTTGACGAAATCTTCGTCGGGAGCAGTAAATTGTGAGCTAATTAATTTCTTTATTTGGCTGAGATATTTTAGCTCTCCTGCTGCGTTGATAATTGACTCAACATCGAATGCGGATTTAGTTAGCTTGCGCAATTCCGGTAAAACGTACTCATCAATATCAAGTAAATCGAATTCAAGAAATGGCTTTTCATCCATTTTATTTGGAGAATCAAGATCGGTGAAAAATTTATAGACCTGGCCATTTGTTAGAATTGAAATACGTGCATTTGTAACGTGAAAGTACCTGAATAGCTGAGAGGCATGGTTCAGATTCAGTGCGTCACCAATTTTTTTACATTCAATAAGGATTTGTACTTCGCCATTTTTACAAATAGCGTAATCGATCTTTTCACCCTTTTTTGTCCCTACATCGCAAATAAATTCTGGAATCACTTCTGTAGGATCAAAAACATCATAGCCTAAAACATTATGGATAAATGGCATGATAAACGCGGTTTTCGTGGCTTCTTCAGTTTGAATCGCACTTGCTTGTTGTTTTAACTTTGCCGAAAGGGTGCTTAATTTTTCCATAAAATCCATGGTGTTAACCTCATTTGTGAGAATAAATCCATACTCCTTTAAATTGAAAGAAAAAAACTTGAAGTGCGTCAG
The nucleotide sequence above comes from Buttiauxella selenatireducens. Encoded proteins:
- a CDS encoding glycoside hydrolase family 127 protein produces the protein MNQPDILQEVDLHKLKVTDAFLGQYQRLVRDVVIPYQWDALNDRITEADPSHAIENFEIAAGRKDGEFYGMVFQDSDVAKWLEAVAWSLCQKPDAELEKTADDVIELVEAAQCEDGYLNTYFTVKAPTERWTNLAECHELYCAGHMIEAGVAFFQATGKRRLLDVVCRLADHIDSVFGPGADQLHGYPGHPEIELALMRLYEVTDNQRYLDLVNYFVEERGAQPHFYDIEYEKRGRTSHWNIHGPAWMVKDKAYSQAHEPLALQQTAIGHAVRFVYLMAGVAHLARLHKDEEKRQTCLRLWDNMVQRQMYITGGIGSQSSGEAFSSDYDLPNDTVYAESCASIGLMMYARRMLQLEADSRFADVMERALYNTVLGGMALDGKHFFYVNPLEVHPKTLAFNHIYDHVKPVRQRWFGCACCPPNIARVLTSLGHYIYTPQPDALYVHLYVGNEMEVPVGDKALRLKISGDYPWHEQVEIAVTSALPVQHTLALRLPDWCESPQVLLNGESCKGEMRKGYLHLHRLWQEGDHLTLTLPMPVRRVYGHPLLRHVAGKVAVQRGPLVYCLEEADNGAELHNLWLPKESTFSLIEGKGIFAHKVLIQADGLRKTCEKADQQALYHYDKSPVKAEQKKLTFIPWFSWANRGEGEMRIWVNGE
- the exaC gene encoding acetaldehyde dehydrogenase ExaC, coding for MTNNPPDTRIIPGEYGFPLKLKPRYDNFIGGQWVPPVEGQYYENLTPVTGQPLCEIASSSKGDIDLALDAAHEAKAGWGGMSVQERANILFKIADRMEQNIELLAAAETWDNGKPIRETSGADVPLAIDHFRYFASCIRAQEGGISEVDGDTVAYHFHEPLGVVAQIIPWNFPLLMASWKMAPALAAGNCIVLKPARLTPLSVLLLMELVGDLLPPGVINVVNGAGGEIGEYLATSKRIAKVAFTGSTEVGQQIMQYATQNIIPVTLELGGKSPNIFFADVMDEEDAFFDKALEGFALFAFNQGEVCTCPSRALVQESIYERFMERAIRRVESIRSGNPLDSRTQMGAQVSQGQMETILNYIDIGKKEGADVLTGGRRKALEGDLKAGYYLEPTILFGKNNMRVFQEEIFGPVLAVTTFKTMEEALELANDTEYGLGAGVWSRNGNLAYKMGRGIQAGRVWTNCYHAYPAHAAFGGYKQSGIGRETHKMMLEHYQQTKCLLVSYSDKPLGLF
- a CDS encoding ROK family protein — translated: MRLFIGFDVGGTHVKHGLFTEEGEVLIAEEYDTHYDKQLFLDAWQSVVAGYRQHNEIAGIAISFPGYINPHTGNVPKAGALEFLDGSNLLEIFGALTDLPITVENDANCAALGEMWLGAGNEYESLVCITIGTGIGGGIIVNRELMRGSHFRAGEFGVLPVGKYGEDMHQLASAKGLMEACRREMNIPAEEKIRGQDIFARAETDLHIQGVIDNWVKYLARGIYSVVSLFDPQAILLGGGVSTQPMLYPMLERHLEGFKFWDVLKVPIRPCKLGNKAGMLGAVWLAKQK
- a CDS encoding type I restriction endonuclease, which produces MDFMEKLSTLSAKLKQQASAIQTEEATKTAFIMPFIHNVLGYDVFDPTEVIPEFICDVGTKKGEKIDYAICKNGEVQILIECKKIGDALNLNHASQLFRYFHVTNARISILTNGQVYKFFTDLDSPNKMDEKPFLEFDLLDIDEYVLPELRKLTKSAFDVESIINAAGELKYLSQIKKLISSQFTAPDEDFVKFFASRVYDGIITQKVRDSFTELTRKAATQFLNDQINERLKSAISGVQNPPVTTEISSGTEPEEQGPGDENEIQTTLEEMEGYHIVKAIVRTVVDAGRISQRDTKSYFGILLDDNNRKPICRLHFNRSQKYIGIFDAEKNETRHPIATLDDIYQHADLLKSTACLYD